The following proteins come from a genomic window of Drosophila sulfurigaster albostrigata strain 15112-1811.04 chromosome X, ASM2355843v2, whole genome shotgun sequence:
- the LOC133848914 gene encoding protein yellow — translation MYAQQAIKNILLLLLLCASLTQAAYKLQERYSWNQLDFAFPSERLKEQAIATGDYIPQNALPVGVEHFGNRLFVTVPRWRDGIPATLTYINMDHSLTGSPELIPYPDWRSNTAGDCANSITTAYRIKVDECGRLWVLDTGTVGIGNTTTNPCPYAVNVFDLTTNTRIRRYELRSDDTNPNTFIANIAVDIGKSCDDAFAYFSDELGYGLIAYSWEQNKSWRFSAHSYFFPDPLRGDYNIAGLNFQWGEEGIFGIALSPIRSDGYRTLYFSPLASHRQFAVSTRILRDESRTEDSYHEFIALDERGSNAHTTARVMSDDGVELFNLIDQNAIGCWHSSMPYTPQFHGIVDRDDVGLVFPADVKIDEHKNVWVLSDRMPVFLLSDLDYSDVNFRIYTAPLGALIENTVCDLRNNAYGPSNAVSLPKQPAVVTPIYKPYRPPQKPQLSTSWTPSPPPPRTYLPAVSAPGVGQSPVSSVSVSTSTNGGLDVPKAYVFNQHNGINYETSGPHLFPTHQPQAPQQREALKSYVNARQSGWWHHHHQG, via the exons atgtacGCACAACAGGCAATTAAAAACATCcttcttctgctgttgctctgcGCCAGCCTAACGCAAGCTGCGTACAAGCTGCAGGAGCGTTACAGCTGGAATCAACTGGACTTTGCGTTCCCCAGCGAGAGGCTGAAGGAGCAGGCGATTGCCACCGGCGATTACATTCCACAGAACGCTCTGCCCGTTGGCGTCGAGCACTTTGGCAATCGTCTGTTTGTCACCGTTCCCCGTTGGCGTGATG GCATTCCGGCCACACTGACCTACATCAATATGGATCACAGTTTGACTGGGTCGCCAGAGCTGATACCGTATCCGGATTGGCGCAGCAATACGGCCGGAGATTGCGCGAACAGCATAACGACAGCGTATCGCATCAAAGTCGATGAATGCGGACGTCTTTGGGTGCTCGACACCGGCACCGTGGGAATCGGAAACACAACAACGAATCCCTGTCCCTATGCGGTGAATGTGTTTGATTTGACCACGAACACACGCATTCGTCGCTACGAATTGCGCAGCGATGACACAAACCCGAATACGTTTATTGCCAACATCGCTGTGGATATTGGAAAGAGTTGTGACGATGCTTTCGCGTATTTCTCGGATGAATTGGGCTACGGACTGATTGCCTACTCGTGGGAACAGAACAAATCGTGGCGTTTCTCCGCTCATTCATATTTCTTCCCCGATCCCCTGCGCGGTGATTACAACATTGCTGGACTGAACTTCCAGTGGGGTGAAGAGGGCATCTTTGGCATTGCGTTGTCGCCCATCCGGTCGGATGGCTATCGCACCTTGTACTTCAGTCCGTTGGCCAGTCATCGTCAGTTCGCTGTGTCGACACGCATTCTGCGCGACGAATCGCGCACCGAGGACAGTTACCATGAGTTCATTGCCCTCGATGAGCGTGGCAGCAATGCGCACACAACGGCGCGTGTGATGAGCGACGATGGTGTCGAGTTGTTCAATCTGATCGATCAGAATGCCATCGGATGTTGGCATTCGTCGATGCCGTATACACCGCAATTCCATGGCATCGTTGATCGCGATGATGTCGGTTTGGTTTTCCCCGCCGACGTCAAGATCGATGAGCACAAGAACGTTTGGGTTCTATCCGATCGGATGCCGGTCTTTTTGCTCTCCGATCTCGATTACAGCGATGTCAACTTCCGCATCTACACCGCACCCCTGGGCGCCCTCATCGAGAATACCGTTTGTGATCTGCGCAACAATGCTTATGGACCCTCGAACGCGGTCTCGCTGCCCAAACAACCCGCCGTTGTCACGCCCATCTACAAACCGTATCGACCACCGCAGAAGCCACAGCTCTCCACCAGCTGGACACCATCGCCACCGCCCCCGCGCACCTATTTGCCCGCCGTCTCAGCCCCTGGCGTTGGACAATCGCCAGTCTCAAGCGTCAGTGTTTCCACTTCAACGAACGGAGGTTTGGATGTGCCCAAGGCGTATGTGTTCAATCAGCACAACGGCATCAACTACGAGACGAGCGGACCCCATCTCTTTCCCACACATCAGCCACAGGCGCCACAGCAGCGAGAGGCGCTCAAGAGCTATGTGAATGCCCGTCAATCCGGCTggtggcatcatcatcatcagggTTAA